A region of the Dasypus novemcinctus isolate mDasNov1 chromosome X, mDasNov1.1.hap2, whole genome shotgun sequence genome:
gagAATGTCCTTGGGAAGGACTTACTGGAAAGACAAGCTCTGGGAATTTCAGgaccttgtgtggcatggcataaCTGTTTGGTCCTACTGTCTTCAGTGTACAGCTAAGAAATCAGCTCCTTTAAAGGTGATTTAGGGAATAGAAAGTCAGATGTTTCCCAGAATAGGATCAAAAATGATAGCAAGGTTGGGTTCTACATGGGTTTGAGACTGTTCTGTGCCATTCCCAAATAGTTACCATCTTACTCTAAAAATTGGGTTACACACATTGCTGCCTCCCTTACGTAGTATGTTAAATGTgatcaagaaggcagtggttacAGGGAAATGATCAGAAGACTTGGACTGTGACTCTAGCTCTGCTACATACTTAGGTATATAGTCTTAAGTTATTTTACTTCTGTAGATTTCAATTCCCTTATCTGTAACATTAATAATATCCACTATGTTATCTTGCAGGGTTGTCAGGAAAATCAGTGGAAATTATCTATGTGAAAGCAGTTGACAAAAGTCCAAAAGGCACTTTTAAAGTGAAATGATCTTTTTAACCACTTAAGGACGACTCAGAGATATAGTGAGATCTGTACACTTGTTTTTCTCATCATTAAATAAACCCACCAAGAGTTGAAGTATATGCCGGTAAATCACCTATTATGCAAGTCACCTTAGTTTGCATGTAGCTCAAATTTGTAAATCTTCACCTGGGGCCCCATACTTCTGCTGTCAAAGAAAGCTCAGGAATTCCATCCACATCAGACATTTTTCCTGCTGCTTTTAATGACTTCCCTATTCTGAGCCCTATTCCAGAAGGCTGAGGTTTCTCACACCCTGACTACTTGATCAATGAGACACTGGTACCCCTTTTTCCAGAACTTCTAATCGGCCTCATGATAAGCTCCTTAGAGAGATACATTCCATCAAAAAACAGTGCACCAGAAAAGGCTTTGAGAAGTGCCTTAGAGACCTCTGTCTTCTTGGAAGTTCCCCTCCACCCATCTCTTCACTAAAGATGGacttaaaacttaaaaatctTGAATTTTGGTACAGTCTCCATGGGCAGGTTCCAGGGCTGCTGGACTGGGACATGGGAAATGAATTTTTCTTGCCCCACACCACAGACCAGCACCCCTTAGCTGAACAGAACCTTGCTAAATACCAACTCCAAATAATGGAATCCCCAAAGCTGCCTCTGGAGAGGAGACCCAATCCTGACAAGGATGGTCCTGACTATGACCCCAATCTGTGGATGTGGGTGAACCCCAACATAGTGTGCTCCCTCAGCATCCAGGAGGCCCCAAATCGCAATAAGGAAAAGGATCTGACAAGTGTGCTTCCCTCCCTTCAGCCACCCTCAAAGGATGAAGAGTTTACTTGCTTAGAGGCCACAGTTGTGGAGTCCCTTCCATCTTCCTCCAGCGAGCAGTACCCCCTACAAAAGCGGTTCACCTCTTTCCCCAGTGACTGGGAGCTCACAGAAGAGAAAGCTGAGGAACAAGATGGAAACTCCTCTGCTGCCCTCCGGTCCCCTGACAAAGGGAAGTGCTACCAGAGCCAAAAACTGTGGCAAGCCAACAGCCAGGAGAGGAGGTCTTGGCCCCGTCCGCCCCTCAATTACAGCCATTTAATTGCTCTGGCATTAAGAAACAGCCCCCCCTGTGGCCTCAATGTGCAGGAGATCTACAATTTCACTCGACAGCATTTCCCTTTTTTCTGGACAGCTCCAGATGGCTGGAAGAATACTATCCGCCATAACCTCTGCTTCCTGGGCAGCTTTGAGAAGGTGCCGGTCAGCCTGCAGGATAGGGCCAATGCAAGGCCTCGGTCTTGCCTCTGGAGGCTCACTGAGGAAGGACACCGCCGCTTTCAGGAGGAGACTCGTGCTTTAGCCTCTGCACGGAGGGAGAGCATCCAACAGTGCATGAGCCGACCAGATGTGATGACCTTCCTCTTTGACCTTTGAACTACCACTGCGCCCTTTCTGGAACGTTATCCTCATGATTGTGCCTACCTATGCCTTGATTGATCTTTTTTAATCCCTAAACCTATCCTGTCCGGTTAGTCCCAAGTTTGTGTTACTGCTGTAATAATGATATTAAATAAGTGTGAGATGGGCACAGAGGAGGTAGAGCTTAAATCCAGGTAGGGAATCATGGAAGTTTGCACGAGGAAGTGTTACTTTTGCATTTTCATCAGAGAGAGGAAATCTTAGGAACAATGACCTGAATGctaagaaaaagagaacattttttatgtgaaaacATGAGTTCTACTTACTGGAGAGTATACGCACACAAGAATGGGAGCGGTGGAGTATAAAGTATAAAATGCAGGGCAGAGCCAGGTCGGATATCCTCAAACGCCACGTGAAGGTATATATGCACAAAGAGAATGGAGCTTGAATTCCAAAGCCTGTATTCAAGCGTCCCCTTCTTTTAGTGCCCCATTTTACTTTAGGGACTCACTTTTCACTTTCTGGTCTTTGACTTCTCAGCCTTCTCCTGTTCCCACCCAGTTCCAGTGCTgacaaataatttcaaacaaCTACTTTGAATTTCAGTGTTGAAAATCCTTAAATTGCTTTGTTTCATAGTGCCTGTATTAACCCCAAAACTTTTGATGGCAGAACtttgctttccattctttcattcatcaaGCTTTCAATGAGGACATGCCAATGTGTCAAGGTCCATCTCAGTAGCTGAAGATAAAAAGCTGACAGTTTGTTGGCAGACAGATATTTGAAATGTAAATGGGATAAAACAGATGTACAAGGTTTCCACAGAAATGGGGAAACAAATTCTTTGTGGGGAAGACTGGAAAGGCATTGAAAAGGAAATACTATTTGagccatttttgaagaataaatagGGATTTGCTGGCAGATAAACTAGAGAAGAGACAATACAGAGGCAGCAATGTGAACAAAGTGAATAGAGTGTTTGGGGGAATGTTATGGTAGGAAGTTCAATGTGTCTTAGCTATATTGGGGCCAAGAGTGGCAGAAAAGGTAAGCAAAAAAGTCTTATATGTACAGTACTTAGGTGTTTGTTTGA
Encoded here:
- the FOXR2 gene encoding forkhead box protein R2, with protein sequence MDLKLKNLEFWYSLHGQVPGLLDWDMGNEFFLPHTTDQHPLAEQNLAKYQLQIMESPKLPLERRPNPDKDGPDYDPNLWMWVNPNIVCSLSIQEAPNRNKEKDLTSVLPSLQPPSKDEEFTCLEATVVESLPSSSSEQYPLQKRFTSFPSDWELTEEKAEEQDGNSSAALRSPDKGKCYQSQKLWQANSQERRSWPRPPLNYSHLIALALRNSPPCGLNVQEIYNFTRQHFPFFWTAPDGWKNTIRHNLCFLGSFEKVPVSLQDRANARPRSCLWRLTEEGHRRFQEETRALASARRESIQQCMSRPDVMTFLFDL